A single genomic interval of Lepisosteus oculatus isolate fLepOcu1 chromosome 12, fLepOcu1.hap2, whole genome shotgun sequence harbors:
- the LOC102689941 gene encoding macrophage mannose receptor 1-like isoform X2 — MAGDCVKLALRVVLLVSVGLSPIPAHCPPGWLYYKDSGCFLISPDPSTMFESRSACRAAGADLVVIRDRDKHEFLSTRVYCSDCSYWIGLFSPSGDPQLFWVDGSQFAEDEPSFFTDMDEQHYCVVMEQRAGLVWKKEACDALQGYVCEMPNTGYHCPEGWDPWHGSCYLLQTSTPLPWTGALDMCRAYRGADLLYLNSTEEKAWLGSKVSDSFWTGLNDIETESRFFWTAGNSLHPSLAADFHEDRVSGGPRDCVSLDTLTGILTDTDCRLHRPYICKRNESAEWFEEVSGQGLEGAVVDAFVNTEELAQAEERCLGDRQACTAILLQDSRYYLLPPSVRTVHNPSTTVYFRTECSAGYSGAQCSVFTEPVQCDCKPGFITTAQKACGVPVSLCDSSAGCLPACPARGSWRNLEQTERRTAVYFDHVPPAINTAAAAGVSEATRLDWVRHFKVQKHWQRWRLSHVRFTSKQRQIAELQLLNKKACFHYRT, encoded by the exons ATGGCGGGTGACTGTGTGAAACTGGCCCTCCGGGTCGTTCTGCTAGTGTCTGTCGGATTATCGCCCA TTCCAGCTCACTGTCCCCCAGGCTGGCTGTACTACAAGGACTCGGGCTGCTTCCTGATCTCTCCTGACCCCTCCACCATGTTTGAGAGCAGATCTGCCTGTCGGGCTGCTGGAGCTGACCTGGTGGTCATTAGAGACCGAGACAAACAC GAGTTTCTCAGTACCCGAGTCTACTGCTCCGACTGCTCCTATTGGATTGGACTGTTTTCTCCCTCTGGAGATCCCCAGCTTTTCTGGGTTGATGGCTCCCAGTTTGCAGAGGATGAGCCCAG tttCTTCACAGACATGGATGAGCAGCACTACTGTGTGGTGATGGAGCAGAGAGCAGGGTTGGTCTGGAAGAAGGAGGCGTGTGATGCCCTCCAGGGATACGTGTGCGAGATGCCCAACACAG GCTACCACTGTCCTGAGGGGTGGGACCCCTGGCATGGGAGCTGCTATCTCCTGCAGACCAGTACTCCCCTGCCCTGGACAGGAGCCCTGGACATGTGCAGGGCCTACAGGGGAGCTGACCTCCTCTATCTGAACAGCACAGAGGAGAAG GCCTGGCTGGGGTCAAAGGTCAGTGACTCTTTCTGGACCGGGCTGAACGACATTGAGACCGAGTCACGGTTCTTCTGGACTGCTGGAAACTCCCTCCACCCATCACTGGCTGC AGATTTCCATGAAGACAGGGTGTCTGGGGGGCCCAGGGACTGCGTGAGTCTGGACACGCTGACGGGCATCTTGACAGACACGGACTGCAGGCTGCACAGGCCCTACATCTGCAAACGCAATGAGT CTGCAGAGTGGTTTGAAGAAGTGTCCGGCCAAGGGTTAGAGGGTGCTGTTGTAGATGCCTTTGTGAACACGGAAGAGCTGGCCCAGGCCGAAGAACGGTGTCTGGGGGACAGGCAGGCCTGCACTGCCATCCTGCTGCAGGACTCGCGCTACTATCTGCTGCCCCCTAGTGTCAGGACCGTACACAACCCCAGCACCACCGTCTACTTCAGAACAG AGTGCTCTGCGGGCTACAGTGGGGCGCAGTGCTCGGTGTTCACCGAGCCTGTTCAGTGCGACTGTAAGCCGGGGTTCATCACCACCGCTCAGAAAG cGTGTGGAGTCCCTGTGTCGTTATGTGACTCCTCAGCTGGTTGTCTGCCTGCGTGCCCAG CAAGAGGAAGCTGGCGAAATTTGGAACAGACAGAACGCAGGACCGCTGTCTACTTTGATCATGTCCCACCGGCCATTAATActgctgcagcagcaggagtCAGTGAGGCCACGCGCCTGGACTGGGTCAGACACTTCAAGGTGCAAAAGCACTGGCAGAGGTGGCGATTAAGTCATGTACGATTTACTAGCAAACAAAGACAAATTGCGGAATTACAGTTGTTAAACAAAAAGGCATGTTTTCATTACAGAACATAA
- the LOC102689941 gene encoding uncharacterized protein isoform X1: protein MAGDCVKLALRVVLLVSVGLSPIPAHCPPGWLYYKDSGCFLISPDPSTMFESRSACRAAGADLVVIRDRDKHEFLSTRVYCSDCSYWIGLFSPSGDPQLFWVDGSQFAEDEPSFFTDMDEQHYCVVMEQRAGLVWKKEACDALQGYVCEMPNTGYHCPEGWDPWHGSCYLLQTSTPLPWTGALDMCRAYRGADLLYLNSTEEKAWLGSKVSDSFWTGLNDIETESRFFWTAGNSLHPSLAADFHEDRVSGGPRDCVSLDTLTGILTDTDCRLHRPYICKRNESAEWFEEVSGQGLEGAVVDAFVNTEELAQAEERCLGDRQACTAILLQDSRYYLLPPSVRTVHNPSTTVYFRTECSAGYSGAQCSVFTEPVQCDCKPGFITTAQKACGVPVSLCDSSAGCLPACPGTMPLCPTAPRMRTGCLTSWCPIWKGVEAPGGRGHQLCLHHRDFQVGKTIVSSIVEAVYTSCKMLCVVTPHYLHSEWCSMEVHVRAAAFSSSPSLETHNEQSPTTLYSPANCLEF, encoded by the exons ATGGCGGGTGACTGTGTGAAACTGGCCCTCCGGGTCGTTCTGCTAGTGTCTGTCGGATTATCGCCCA TTCCAGCTCACTGTCCCCCAGGCTGGCTGTACTACAAGGACTCGGGCTGCTTCCTGATCTCTCCTGACCCCTCCACCATGTTTGAGAGCAGATCTGCCTGTCGGGCTGCTGGAGCTGACCTGGTGGTCATTAGAGACCGAGACAAACAC GAGTTTCTCAGTACCCGAGTCTACTGCTCCGACTGCTCCTATTGGATTGGACTGTTTTCTCCCTCTGGAGATCCCCAGCTTTTCTGGGTTGATGGCTCCCAGTTTGCAGAGGATGAGCCCAG tttCTTCACAGACATGGATGAGCAGCACTACTGTGTGGTGATGGAGCAGAGAGCAGGGTTGGTCTGGAAGAAGGAGGCGTGTGATGCCCTCCAGGGATACGTGTGCGAGATGCCCAACACAG GCTACCACTGTCCTGAGGGGTGGGACCCCTGGCATGGGAGCTGCTATCTCCTGCAGACCAGTACTCCCCTGCCCTGGACAGGAGCCCTGGACATGTGCAGGGCCTACAGGGGAGCTGACCTCCTCTATCTGAACAGCACAGAGGAGAAG GCCTGGCTGGGGTCAAAGGTCAGTGACTCTTTCTGGACCGGGCTGAACGACATTGAGACCGAGTCACGGTTCTTCTGGACTGCTGGAAACTCCCTCCACCCATCACTGGCTGC AGATTTCCATGAAGACAGGGTGTCTGGGGGGCCCAGGGACTGCGTGAGTCTGGACACGCTGACGGGCATCTTGACAGACACGGACTGCAGGCTGCACAGGCCCTACATCTGCAAACGCAATGAGT CTGCAGAGTGGTTTGAAGAAGTGTCCGGCCAAGGGTTAGAGGGTGCTGTTGTAGATGCCTTTGTGAACACGGAAGAGCTGGCCCAGGCCGAAGAACGGTGTCTGGGGGACAGGCAGGCCTGCACTGCCATCCTGCTGCAGGACTCGCGCTACTATCTGCTGCCCCCTAGTGTCAGGACCGTACACAACCCCAGCACCACCGTCTACTTCAGAACAG AGTGCTCTGCGGGCTACAGTGGGGCGCAGTGCTCGGTGTTCACCGAGCCTGTTCAGTGCGACTGTAAGCCGGGGTTCATCACCACCGCTCAGAAAG cGTGTGGAGTCCCTGTGTCGTTATGTGACTCCTCAGCTGGTTGTCTGCCTGCGTGCCCAG GTACGATGCCTTTGTGTCCTACAGCTCCCAGGATGAGGACTGGGTGTTTAACCAGCTGGTGCCCAATCTGGAAGGGAGTGGAGGCGCCGGGGGGGAGGGGCCACCAACTGTGCCTCCatcaccgcgacttccaggtgGGCAAGACCATTGTGAGCAGCATCGTGGAGGCGGTCTACACCAGCTGCAAGATGCTGTGCGTGGTGACGCCACACTACCTGCACAGCGAGTGGTGCTCCATGGAAGTGCACGTACGAGCAGCTgccttctcctcctccccctccctggAGACGCACAATGAGCAGTCACCCACGACTTTGTACAGCCCCGCAAACTGCTTGGAGTTCTGA
- the LOC102689941 gene encoding macrophage mannose receptor 1-like isoform X8: protein MAGDCVKLALRVVLLVSVGLSPIPAHCPPGWLYYKDSGCFLISPDPSTMFESRSACRAAGADLVVIRDRDKHEFLSTRVYCSDCSYWIGLFSPSGDPQLFWVDGSQFAEDEPSFFTDMDEQHYCVVMEQRAGLVWKKEACDALQGYVCEMPNTGYHCPEGWDPWHGSCYLLQTSTPLPWTGALDMCRAYRGADLLYLNSTEEKAWLGSKVSDSFWTGLNDIETESRFFWTAGNSLHPSLAADFHEDRVSGGPRDCVSLDTLTGILTDTDCRLHRPYICKRNESAEWFEEVSGQGLEGAVVDAFVNTEELAQAEERCLGDRQACTAILLQDSRYYLLPPSVRTVHNPSTTVYFRTGCVLRFQSALRATVGRSARCSPSLFSATVSRGSSPPLRKRVESLCRYVTPQLVVCLRAQERANSVRGWRL from the exons ATGGCGGGTGACTGTGTGAAACTGGCCCTCCGGGTCGTTCTGCTAGTGTCTGTCGGATTATCGCCCA TTCCAGCTCACTGTCCCCCAGGCTGGCTGTACTACAAGGACTCGGGCTGCTTCCTGATCTCTCCTGACCCCTCCACCATGTTTGAGAGCAGATCTGCCTGTCGGGCTGCTGGAGCTGACCTGGTGGTCATTAGAGACCGAGACAAACAC GAGTTTCTCAGTACCCGAGTCTACTGCTCCGACTGCTCCTATTGGATTGGACTGTTTTCTCCCTCTGGAGATCCCCAGCTTTTCTGGGTTGATGGCTCCCAGTTTGCAGAGGATGAGCCCAG tttCTTCACAGACATGGATGAGCAGCACTACTGTGTGGTGATGGAGCAGAGAGCAGGGTTGGTCTGGAAGAAGGAGGCGTGTGATGCCCTCCAGGGATACGTGTGCGAGATGCCCAACACAG GCTACCACTGTCCTGAGGGGTGGGACCCCTGGCATGGGAGCTGCTATCTCCTGCAGACCAGTACTCCCCTGCCCTGGACAGGAGCCCTGGACATGTGCAGGGCCTACAGGGGAGCTGACCTCCTCTATCTGAACAGCACAGAGGAGAAG GCCTGGCTGGGGTCAAAGGTCAGTGACTCTTTCTGGACCGGGCTGAACGACATTGAGACCGAGTCACGGTTCTTCTGGACTGCTGGAAACTCCCTCCACCCATCACTGGCTGC AGATTTCCATGAAGACAGGGTGTCTGGGGGGCCCAGGGACTGCGTGAGTCTGGACACGCTGACGGGCATCTTGACAGACACGGACTGCAGGCTGCACAGGCCCTACATCTGCAAACGCAATGAGT CTGCAGAGTGGTTTGAAGAAGTGTCCGGCCAAGGGTTAGAGGGTGCTGTTGTAGATGCCTTTGTGAACACGGAAGAGCTGGCCCAGGCCGAAGAACGGTGTCTGGGGGACAGGCAGGCCTGCACTGCCATCCTGCTGCAGGACTCGCGCTACTATCTGCTGCCCCCTAGTGTCAGGACCGTACACAACCCCAGCACCACCGTCTACTTCAGAACAG GCTGTGTTCTTCGTTTCCAGAGTGCTCTGCGGGCTACAGTGGGGCGCAGTGCTCGGTGTTCACCGAGCCTGTTCAGTGCGACTGTAAGCCGGGGTTCATCACCACCGCTCAGAAAG cGTGTGGAGTCCCTGTGTCGTTATGTGACTCCTCAGCTGGTTGTCTGCCTGCGTGCCCAG GAAAGAGCAAACTCGGTGAGAGGATGGAGGCTCTGA